GATCCTGGTCCGGAAGTCGGCGACCAGGTTCGCCGCGTGCGGGCCCGCGGCGTGGCGTGCCGCGTCGGCGCCGTCCGCGACCGCGGCGAGCGGGTCCGGGTTGGTCGCGCGGTGCAGAGCGCGCCAGACCCAAGGGTGCTCGCCGCCGTCGAGCTGGGAGCGGCGGGCGCGCAGGTGGGCGTCGGCGGTCAGGGCCCGAGCGGCGACGCTGGCGGCGACGTCGGGGTCTTCTCCGAGCCCCGCGTAGCGGGCCGACTCCGCCGCCGCCCACCAGGCCAGGTCCCGAAGCGCCGGTTCGGGCAGCCCGGCCAGTTCCTCGATGACGGTGCCGAGCGGGGCGCCGGACCGCGCCCGGTACGGGTACAGCGGGGGCAGGTGCGGAACGATCCGGAAACCGATGTCGGCGTCCTCCACGCGGGCCAGGTCTTCGGCGGTGATGCCATGGCCGGTGAATCGCCCTGCCGCGACCAGTCCCAGCATCGTCTTGTCGCGGTGGTAGTCGGCGAAGTCGAGACCGGCGAGCGCCTCGGTGAGCCGCGGTGGCGCGTCGAGCTCGCCGAAGGGCTCCTCCGACAGCAGCACCTCGCCGTGCTCGGCGAACGACAGCCGGGTCACCGCGTTGACGTTCCAGTACATACTGGCGGCCCGGCCGCCGGCGGACGCGCGGGTCAGTACGGGCCTGGTCGAGCCCTGCCAGCCGTTGTACTCGACGGCGAGCACGGCTCCATCCCGGTCCAGGACCGCGACCCACGGATCGGTCGAGCGCCGGGCCATCAGGTCCTCGTTCATGGCCCGCATCGACTCCGGCCGGTCCGGGTCCGCACCGAAGGCGCGCAGCACGTCCGCGACGTCCGTCCCGGTCACCACCGTCACCGTCGCGGCCATCTCCAGGGAACTCCCGCGCAGCCACCGGTAGGCGGCCTCGGGCGGTTCGTGACGCACCGGCTCAGGCTGGCCGCGCAGCCGGTGACCGAGCCGGTCGGTGCGGGCGTGCACGACGGCGGGTGCGGCGGGCGCCCGCCACACCACCAGCTCGTAGTTCTCCGTTTCGACGGTGTCGTCGCGACCGCGCGCGTGCACCCGCAGCCGGTAGTCGCCGGGCCAGGGCGGAGTGATCGCGCGCAGCGGCGGCCCACCCGGCCCGAAGCCGCCCGCGGAGGCGCCCGCCACGGAGGCGCCGCCCGCGGCCGCGCGCCAGCTGACCTCGACGATCTCCTCCCAGCCGGTCGCGACGTCCGGCGGCGGCTCCTCCAGGACGCGCAGCGTGAACCGCACGTGCCCGCTCTCCACGCCGGTGCGGATCACC
The sequence above is a segment of the Actinomadura coerulea genome. Coding sequences within it:
- a CDS encoding DUF6461 domain-containing protein encodes the protein MLVDEAAGPIAAAIPLIAGRIPETPAAALGRLRVVADGAEPRRRSAPGPRPAAGSHMRVQPGPDGSPALEALGELPPLLVERLLGALELTVPELDLAGVPDLSGLLGKPLNGGFGIGVTEGTSDAVRGAALLERIRPGAVPLVAALARRLAAHPRVAALLAVDTAITGEREVAAAHGAARLALAVSAAAAVVRRAGVQPPAAGPPAVLGVAIGTAALLLREAPMPPGYAAAVLAKTRAEYVLPLGAGGTAEVRGHRFALLEGDGAPDVDFGDNGLVAVVPGGVVIRTGVESGHVRFTLRVLEEPPPDVATGWEEIVEVSWRAAAGGASVAGASAGGFGPGGPPLRAITPPWPGDYRLRVHARGRDDTVETENYELVVWRAPAAPAVVHARTDRLGHRLRGQPEPVRHEPPEAAYRWLRGSSLEMAATVTVVTGTDVADVLRAFGADPDRPESMRAMNEDLMARRSTDPWVAVLDRDGAVLAVEYNGWQGSTRPVLTRASAGGRAASMYWNVNAVTRLSFAEHGEVLLSEEPFGELDAPPRLTEALAGLDFADYHRDKTMLGLVAAGRFTGHGITAEDLARVEDADIGFRIVPHLPPLYPYRARSGAPLGTVIEELAGLPEPALRDLAWWAAAESARYAGLGEDPDVAASVAARALTADAHLRARRSQLDGGEHPWVWRALHRATNPDPLAAVADGADAARHAAGPHAANLVADFRTRITALAKP